The sequence GTCACCGATTGTGCGCTGGTCCTGAATGCTATCTGTGGAAGTGACGCGATGGATGCAACCTCTGTTGATATTCCGGTGCCAGATTTTACACAGAGCCTCATCAACGATGTGAAAGACTTGAAGATCGGTGTCCCCAAAGAATATTTCACGTCGGCGTTGGACGCAGAAATTGCTGATTGCATACATACTGCGATTGCTGTGCTTGAAGGTCTCGGCGCAACCGTTGAAGAGATTTCATTGCCACACACGGAATATGCGATCGCGACCTACTATATTATCGCTCCTGCCGAAGCGAGCGCGAATCTCGCGAGATATGATGGAGTCCGCTATGGATACCGACATGAGAATCCTGAGGATCTAATCGGGATGTATAAAAAGACGCGGAGTGAAGCGTTCGGTGAGGAAGTAAAACGCCGGATTATGCTCGGCACCTTCGCACTGAGTGCGGGCTACCAAGACGCTTATTATAAAAAGGCACAAAAGGCACGGACGCTAATCAAATCTGATTTTGATGCCGCGTTTGAGAAGGTCGACGTTATCGCAACACCGACCTCGCCGACGCCAGCGTTCAAAATAGGTGAGCGGACTGCCGATCCGTTGCAAATGTATCTTTCGGATGTTATGACGACACCAGCGAGTCACGCTGGGTTACCCGGTATCTCTGTACCGTGTGGTTTTGTAGAGAGCGGATTGCCCGTTGGGTTACAACTTCTCGGCGCGCCTTTTGCCGAAGAAAAGGTCCTGCAAGTTGCTTATACCTTCGAGCAGAACACTGAGCACCATTGCCAGAAACCGCAAATCGGAACTGACGGAGTTGTTTCATGATGAACAATTTAGCGGCACCGATTGGTGGTCTCATTGGTGCAGTGATAGGCGGCGCGCTTTGGGCAAAATATATCCAGTGGACAGGACGCATTGATGGCTTCGTTGCTATTGGCATCGGTGTATTGACTGGCGTAGGGATACTCCTCACGAGTAGCCGCTGCCTTGAACGTGAGGCAAAAACGATGTGGCGCGTTGTGAGTATTGCCGCTGCCTTTTTCGCTATACTCGGTATCTTTATTGGGAAATATTTTGATGTCCAGTGGAATGCAGTCGCACAGATCGCGGAACAGCTAAGCCAAGAGCATAATATATCGATAGCGCAAGCCATGCCGATCGCGAAAACTGTGTTTAAAGGACAATCTGTCTGGGAATTAATGCGGACACGGATGAGTGGCATCTACGACCTGCTCTTCTTTGCAGCAGCTGCCTTTTTTGCTTTTCGTATTCCAAGTAGCCAGTGGCTACGAAATTATCTTTACTAACTAAAATTTACGCAAATTCCATCTCTTTGGCGGAGTGGTTGTTGACTATCAGTCTGTAGCCGTCAACATTGTTTTCACCGGCCACACGCGCCTCTTTACCTTAACCATCAACTCGCCTACAGATACTTTTGCTAAAGCACGAGTTGATGGTTAATGCCGAAGACTGATGGCTGATAGCCAATACGTCAGCAGGAGGAAATAGACAATGAAACTTTTAACAGGGGGTTTTGGGAATCTACAAATTTCGCCCAGAACCTGTTTTCACGTCTTTGTATTGATAGGTCTTATCTGCGCGTTTGTACCCTTCGGTTGGAGTTCGGAAGAAACCGAAAAAACGGATGATGATATACTCCTCGAAAATCTCGCGCTATTCTCAGAGATTCTCGCTCATGTCCAACAAAGACATCTTGATACACCGGAGACCAAAGAGATCGTAGAAGGTGCCATCAAGGGTATGCTTCGCAAATTGGATCCATACAGCCAATTCATTTCGGACTATCGTGAATTTCAGACCCAGAACTATGGCAATTATGGTGGTCTTGGCATGACAGTCGGTATTCGAGAAGATATGCTGACTGTGATTACACCCTTTAAGGATAATCCTGCTGCACTGGCTGGCGTGCAAAACGGTGATATCATCAGCCACATTGAAGATGAATCGACAGCAGTCATGTCGCTGTCTGAAGCTGTTAACCTGTTACGTGGTGAACCGGGGACCCCAGTTTCCATCACGATTGTGCGCGAGGGTGAGAGCCGTCCGATTCAGCTTGCTATCACGCGTGAAGTCATTCGGATCCCGAGCGTCGAGCCAAATGTTATCGGAGATAAGATCGGCTATATCAAAATCAATCAGTTCCTTCAGACAACGGCTAACGACGTGGATAATGCCTTGCTTGACTTCAAGAAGCAAAATGTGCGAGGTGTTATTCTCGACCTTCGCAATAATCCCGGTGGGCTCCTCACTTCGGCTGTCGATATTGCGAGTGACTTTCTTGAGCCGGATCAGCTTGTTGTTTATAGTCAGGGAATTGAAAAGCGGGATAACTTCAAGGCAAAAGGGGCGAAAAGAGCGGATTTGCCGCTGATTGTGCTTGTTGATGGTGGTAGTGCGAGTGCTTCTGAGATCGTTGCGGGGGCCGTAAAGGACCACGGACGGGGATTGGTTATGGGTAGTAGAACCTTCGGTAAAGCATCGGTGCAACGCATATTCCCACTAAGTAATTCAAAAGCTGCTGTGAAATTAACCGTCGCAAGTTATTACACGCCGAGCGGGGTTGGCATTGATAAAGTCGGTATCATGCCCGATGTTGAATCACCGGGGTTTAGTTTTTCTGAGCAGAAAATGCATTTGAAGCTTCGGAATCACGAGAAACTCAAAACCTTCATAGAAGACCACGGCGACGATGTGTTAACGAAACTCGCCACTGCGGAGGATGCACCTCGCGATGACCGGCATGCCGTAAAGCTCCTGAGGAGTTACCAACGTTTGGCGGACGCGCTTACAGAGGAACAGATTGTTCTCAGCGATATTGGTATGAAATACGCCCTTGCTGAAATTACGGAAGACCCACGTGACGAACTTGAACATGATCCACAAATCGTCGCCGCTATGGAACAGTTGAAAGTGCTTGAACTCTTCGCAAAGAAGGATTGAAGGAGGGAATCTGATGCCTGACGTACAAACGTCACTGCCGAATTATATTGATTGTACATGGCAACAATCCGCAGCAGATGAATTACTTGACGTTACGAATCCAGCAACAGGTGAGGTGCTCGCCCAGGTGCCGCTTTCACCCGCTGCGGAGGTTGATCAGGCTGCGACAGCTGCCGCCGCTGCGCTCCAAGAATGGCGACGGACACCACCTGTCCAACGCATTCAATACCTCTTCGCTTTGAAGAATCTTTTAGAAGAAAACTTAGACGATATCGCCAGAACGATTACACTGGAGTGTGGTAAAACGCTTGACGAGGCAAAGGGTGAGATGCGGCGCGCCATTGAGAATGTTGAGGTCGCCTGCGGTATTCCGACGCTCATGCAAGGCACGAACTTGGAAGATATCGCGAGCGGAATTGATGAGTTTATGATTCGTCAGCCTGTTGGTGTCTGTGCTGCAATCGCGCCTTTCAACTTTCCCGGAATGATTACCTTCTGGTTTCTACCTTATGCGATTGCTTGTGGCAACACCTACATCGTCAAACCCTCGGAGAAAGTGCCACTCACAATGCAAAAGGTGTTTCAGCTGCTGGAACAGACCGGACTCCCTAAAGGCGTTGTGAACCTCGTTAATGGTGGCAGGGAGACTGTAGATGCGATCTTAACGCATCCAGAGATCCGAGCCATCAGTTTTGTCGGTGCGACAGCAACCGCGAAAGCCATCTATGCGAAAGCTGCAGCAAACGGTAAACGCGTCCAGTGTCAAGGTGGCGCGAAAAATCCGTTGATTGTCCTTCCAGATGCTGACCCGCAGTTTACTGTCAATGCTACGGCTGAAAGTGCGTTCGGGTGTGCTGGACAAAGGTGCCTTGCGGCATCCCTTACGCTAACTGTTGGTGAGGCACGTGGCTGGTTCACAGAAGCCATCGCTGACACCGCCACCGATCGGGTTGTCGGAAACGGGTTGGAAGAAGGGGTTGAAATGGGTCCCGTCATCACTGCCGAGAGTAAGAGCCGAATTGAGGGACTGATTCAGGCGGGTGTGGATGAGGGGGCGCAACTCCTTGTTGATGGCAGGTATCCGAGTATTTCCGGTGGTGAAAACGGTAATTTCATTCGACCGACAGTGCTCAACGACCTCAACCCGGAAGGCGAGATTGCCAGAACCGAAATTTTCGGACCCGTCTTAGGGCTCATCCATGTTGAGACGATTGATGATGCAATCGCGCTTATCAATGGCGGAAGTTACGGCAATATGGCGTGTCTCTTTACGAGTAGTGGTGCGTCTGCCCGAAAATTCCGTTATGAGGCGGAGATCGGCAATATCGGCATTAACATCGGGGTCGCTGCACCGATGGCATTTTTCCCTTTCAGTGGTTGGAAGGATAGTTTCTTTGGGGATCTCCACGGTCAGAGTTGGGATGCTGTGGACTTCTTTACGCAGAAGAAGGTTGTCGTTGAACGTTGGGCGTAAATTGACACCTATCTACTACCGCTTGTTTACCAAGGTTGTCTATATGATGGCGCATTGACAAAACGCTCCATCCCTAATTCCAAATCAATTTCCGTGTTAGGTGGTAGGTGGATGTGCAGATAAGTTCCATTAACCGGGACGGTGTCCCTATTCTGACCGTCGTTAACGTTCACTGAAGTGAAATTGTGTTCACCCATCGCACCCGCTTGCACAACGACCTCCCGCGGTTCTGTGGTGTTGAGATTGACGAGCTGCAGTCTGGTGGTGTCGGTTGTCATTTCAGTAA comes from Candidatus Poribacteria bacterium and encodes:
- a CDS encoding S41 family peptidase; protein product: MKLLTGGFGNLQISPRTCFHVFVLIGLICAFVPFGWSSEETEKTDDDILLENLALFSEILAHVQQRHLDTPETKEIVEGAIKGMLRKLDPYSQFISDYREFQTQNYGNYGGLGMTVGIREDMLTVITPFKDNPAALAGVQNGDIISHIEDESTAVMSLSEAVNLLRGEPGTPVSITIVREGESRPIQLAITREVIRIPSVEPNVIGDKIGYIKINQFLQTTANDVDNALLDFKKQNVRGVILDLRNNPGGLLTSAVDIASDFLEPDQLVVYSQGIEKRDNFKAKGAKRADLPLIVLVDGGSASASEIVAGAVKDHGRGLVMGSRTFGKASVQRIFPLSNSKAAVKLTVASYYTPSGVGIDKVGIMPDVESPGFSFSEQKMHLKLRNHEKLKTFIEDHGDDVLTKLATAEDAPRDDRHAVKLLRSYQRLADALTEEQIVLSDIGMKYALAEITEDPRDELEHDPQIVAAMEQLKVLELFAKKD
- a CDS encoding CoA-acylating methylmalonate-semialdehyde dehydrogenase — protein: MPDVQTSLPNYIDCTWQQSAADELLDVTNPATGEVLAQVPLSPAAEVDQAATAAAAALQEWRRTPPVQRIQYLFALKNLLEENLDDIARTITLECGKTLDEAKGEMRRAIENVEVACGIPTLMQGTNLEDIASGIDEFMIRQPVGVCAAIAPFNFPGMITFWFLPYAIACGNTYIVKPSEKVPLTMQKVFQLLEQTGLPKGVVNLVNGGRETVDAILTHPEIRAISFVGATATAKAIYAKAAANGKRVQCQGGAKNPLIVLPDADPQFTVNATAESAFGCAGQRCLAASLTLTVGEARGWFTEAIADTATDRVVGNGLEEGVEMGPVITAESKSRIEGLIQAGVDEGAQLLVDGRYPSISGGENGNFIRPTVLNDLNPEGEIARTEIFGPVLGLIHVETIDDAIALINGGSYGNMACLFTSSGASARKFRYEAEIGNIGINIGVAAPMAFFPFSGWKDSFFGDLHGQSWDAVDFFTQKKVVVERWA
- the gatA gene encoding Asp-tRNA(Asn)/Glu-tRNA(Gln) amidotransferase subunit GatA, producing the protein MSLCELTAHALHEKLKNREITAVELAESVYARIDAVEPHVKGYLTLTKELALEQAGRADTGFQNGDEMPSLAGIPIAIKDVICTKGVRTTCASKILETFVPPYNATVMTKLHEQGIVMVGKTNMDEFAMGSSTENSAYQITHNPWDLDTIPGGSSGGSAAVVSADTAICSLGSDTGGSIRQPAALCGVVGMKPTYGRVSRYGLVAFASSLDQIGPFSKDVTDCALVLNAICGSDAMDATSVDIPVPDFTQSLINDVKDLKIGVPKEYFTSALDAEIADCIHTAIAVLEGLGATVEEISLPHTEYAIATYYIIAPAEASANLARYDGVRYGYRHENPEDLIGMYKKTRSEAFGEEVKRRIMLGTFALSAGYQDAYYKKAQKARTLIKSDFDAAFEKVDVIATPTSPTPAFKIGERTADPLQMYLSDVMTTPASHAGLPGISVPCGFVESGLPVGLQLLGAPFAEEKVLQVAYTFEQNTEHHCQKPQIGTDGVVS